The nucleotide sequence TGACTTCGTCGAGCTGGCTGCGGCCCGAGGCGATCTCATCGCGCATGGCCCGCGCAGCCTCGGCCAGCGTGCGCCCGGCAAGCCGCGCCGAAAGATAGTTGCTCGCGCGTTCGAGAGTCGCCGCCGCATGAGGCCCGTCGAGTGCGACGACGCGGTTTTCGACTTGCCCGTCCTCCCCAACCAGGATTGCCAGCGCTCGCTCGGCCGAGAGCGGCACCAGGGTCATCTGGACGAGGCGCGGCTCGCGGCGCGGGACCAGGACCATGCCCGCGGCGCCCGAGAGATCGGAAAGCATGGTGCTGACCTGTTCGAGCGCCTGTTCGATCGGTCCCGGCGAGGACAAGCGACGCTCGATCGCCGCGCGCTCGTCGGCGCTGGGCTCGGCCACCTGCATCATCCCGTCGACGAACAGCCGCAAACCGGTCTCGGTCGGCATGCGCCCCGCGCTCGTATGCGGCGCCGCAAGCAGGCCGAGCGACTCGAGTTCGGCGAGGACCGAGCGGATGGAAGCAGGCGATAGGTTGAGCGCGCCCTCCCCCGCGAGCGTCTTGGACCCAACCGGCTGCCCGCTGGCGAGATAGTTCTCGACCACGAGACGGAAAATCTCGCGGGTTCGCTCATTCAGTTCGGAAACTGGGGGTGACGACATGACAGGGACCTATCTAGCCGCTAGGCGAGCACGCGAAAAGGAGAACCCCATGC is from Croceibacterium aestuarii and encodes:
- the hrcA gene encoding heat-inducible transcriptional repressor HrcA, whose product is MSSPPVSELNERTREIFRLVVENYLASGQPVGSKTLAGEGALNLSPASIRSVLAELESLGLLAAPHTSAGRMPTETGLRLFVDGMMQVAEPSADERAAIERRLSSPGPIEQALEQVSTMLSDLSGAAGMVLVPRREPRLVQMTLVPLSAERALAILVGEDGQVENRVVALDGPHAAATLERASNYLSARLAGRTLAEAARAMRDEIASGRSQLDEVSRNLVERGLAVWSEDAERRPVLIVRGQANLLDETALGDIERVRSLIDDLENKQSIAGLLDSAREAQATRIFIGSENRLFALSGSSVIASPYRDREGNVVGVLGVIGPTRLNYARVVPMVDFTARSLGKLIG